Genomic window (Cryptosporangium minutisporangium):
GCTCGCGGGCGGTGGTGGGGTCGAAGTGCTGTTCCAGCGCGTCGCGGCTGCGTTGCATCCAGGCCTGGGTGACCGCGCGCAGCGCGGGGTTGCGGGCCGCCGCCACGTAGAGCTCGACGGTCAGCACGAGGTTCGCGGACGGGCCGAGCAGATCGTCGGTGACCAGCGTGATCACGGCGTCGATCGCCGCGGCGCGGTCGAAGGCGGCGGTCAGCCGCTGGTCGAAGACGGCGGCGATGGCCTCGGCGTGCCGGGTGAACGCCTCCGCGAGGATCTCGTCGAGCGAGGCGAAGTGGTAGGTCATCGAGCCCAGCGGGACGTCGGCGGCCCGGGCGATCTCGCGGTGGGTGGTTCCGGCCACGCCGCGCTCGGCGATGACGGTCAGCGCGGCGTCGATCAGCCGGTCGCGCCGCCCTGGGTCGTGCCGCCGGGCCCGCCGTGGACTCCGGACCGGTGAGCCCGGCTCCGGCTGCCGTGGACCGGGCAGCCGGTCCGCGGTCGTCTCGTCACTCACCCGCGGCGCCGTCGAGATAGCGGATCGGACGCGCCGGGTTACCTACCGCGACCACGTTCGCCGGCAGGTCGCGGGTGACGACCGCCCCGGCGCCGACCACGGTGTTCTCGCCGATCGTGACCCCGGGCAGCACGACGACCCCGCCACCGAGCCAGACGTTGTCGCCGATCGTGATCGGCTGCGCCGCCTCCCACTTCGCGCGCCGCGGCTGCGCCTCGACCGGGTGGGTGGGCGTCAGCAACTGCACGTTCGGACCGATCTGGACGTCGTCCCCGATGACGATCGGCGCGACGTCCAGTGCGACCAGCCCGAAGTTCGCGAACGTGCGGGCGCCGATGCGGAGGTGGCAGCCGTAGTCCACGCGCAGCGGTGGCCGGATCTCGGTGTCCTCGCCGACCGCGCCCAGCAGCTCGGTGAGCAGCCGCCGGCGCTCGTCGGGCTGCCGCGCGGACGTCGCGTTGTACGCGTCCATCAGGTCCAACGCCCGCAGGCTCGCCTCGGCCAGCTCCGGATCGTCGGCGAGGTAGAGGTCGCCGGCGAGCATCCGCTCACGCATCGAGCGGGAGTCCGCGTTGATCGTCATATGTACGATCGTACACAGCATAAGTACATCCGTACATAGCGACGATCGTTAGGCTGCCGCCATGGCTGACGACCCCATGCCGACAGACGACGCAGCAACGCCAGGAACCTCGTCCGGTTTCGAGACGGTCGCGCTGGCCGTCGAGGACCGGATCGCCACGATCACCCTCGACCGGCCGGAGCGCCTCAACGCGTTCACCCCGCGGATGGCCGGCGAACTCGTGGCGGCGTTCGACGCGACCGATGCCGATGACGACGTACGCGCGGTGATCGTGACCGGGCGGGGCCGGGCGTTCTGCGCCGGCGCGGACCTGGCCGCGGGCGCCGAGACGTTCGACTACGGCCGCGCACCGGAGCGGGCGGAGACGATCGACGGAGCGCCGCGTGACCTCGGTGGCGTGGTGGCGCTGCGGATCGGTGCGTCGCGGAAGCCGGTGATCGCCGCGGTCAACGGACCGGCCGTCGGGGTGGGTGCCACGATGACGCTGCCGATGGACATCCGGCTCGCCGCCGAGTCGGCGCGGTTCGGGTTCGTGTTCGCGCGCCGAGGGCTGGTGCCGGAAGCGGCGTCGAGCTGGTTCCTGCCCCGGGTGGTCGGGATCTCGCAGGCGATGGAGTGGGTCGCCACCGGCCGGGTCTTCCCGGCCGCGGAGGCGCTCGCCGGGCGGTTGGTGTCCCGAGTGGTGCCCGACGCCGAGCTGCTACCGGCCGCGCGGGCGATCGCCACCGAGATCGCCGAGAACACGTCGGCGGTGTCGGTGGCCGCCTCCCGGCACCTGCTCTGGTCGATGCTGGGCGCGTCGAGCCCCTGGGAGGCGCATCGGCGCGACTCGCGGTTGATCGCCGAGCTGGGCGCGGGGCCCGAGGCGGTCGAGGGCGTCACGGCGTTCCTGGAGAAGCGTCCGCCGCGGTTCCCCGGATCGGCGCGGGACGCGGTGCCCGGTCTGGTTCCGGAGTGGACGGCCCGCCCCGCCGATCCCGCGCGCTGACGACCCGGCGGCGGCCGGACCGGAAGGAACCGGCCGGCCACCCACGGCGACCGGCGCACGGACCCTGCGTTACGCCTGTGACCTGCGCCATCGCGGTCGGCTCGGAAAGGGTGCGGCGATCCGGGCGGCAGCGAAACCCAGTGTTAGGTCAGCCTTCCCTGCTCTTCGAAACACTGGAGTACCTCCCATGCGCTTACACCGGTTGATGGCCGGGGCCCTTGCGGTGGCCACTGCCGTCGTCCTGACCGCCTGCGGCGGGTCGGAGGAGTCGGAGGACTCCTCGTCCACCGGTGGCTCCGGCGCTTTTCCGGTCACGATCAAGCACGCGCTCGGTACCACGACGATCAAGTCCAAGCCCACCCGCGTGGCGACCGTCAACTGGGAGAACCAGGAGGTGCCGCTCGCTCTCGGCGTCGTCCCGGTCGGCATGGCGAAGGCCAACTTCGGCGACGACGACAAGGACGGCCACCTGCCCTGGGTCAAGTCGAAGCTCGACGAGCTCGGCGGCGACACCGAGCCGGTGCTCTTCGACGAGACCGACGGGATCGACTTCGAGGCCGTCGCGGACACCAAGCCGGACGTCATCCTCGCCGCGTACTCCGGTCTGACCAAGCAGGACTACGAGACGCTGAGCAAGATCGCGCCGACCGTCGCCTACCCCGAGGCGCCGTGGGCCACCGCGTGGCGCGACACGATCAAGCTGGAGAGCCAGGCGCTCGGCCTCTCCGACGAGGGCGACAAGATGATCGCCGACATCGAGAAGCAGATCAAGACCACGGTCGGGAAGCACCCGGCGCTGGCCGGCAAGTCGGCGATGTTCATCACCCACATCGACCCGGCCGACCTGAGCAAGATCACGTTCTACACCGCGAACGACACCCGGGTGCAGTTCTTCACCGACCTGGGCCTCGAGCACTCGGCGGCGGTCACGAAGGCGTCGGAAGGCTCGAAGGAGTTCTCCGGCAGCCTGAGCGCCGAGCAGATCCAGCAGCTGAACGACGTCGACATCATGGTTTCCTACGGGGACGCGGACAACAAGCTGCTCGGCCAGCTGCAGGCCGACCCGCTGCTCGGGAAGATCCCGGCGATCAAGCGCGGTTCGGTGGTGTTCTTCGCCGGTAGCACCCCGCTGGCCACCGCCGCGAACCCGACGCCGCTGTCGATCTCGTACGTCCTGAACGACTACGTGGAGATGTTGGCGGCCGCCGCGGCCAAGGTGAAGTGACCACAAGTACAGCGACGCCGGACGCCGCGGTTCCGCGGCGTCNNGTCCGGCGCCGGTCCGGACCCTGTGGGTCGTCATCGCGGTCGTCGCGCTGGCGGCGGCCGTGCTCGCGTCGGTCGCGATCGGTTCCCGGCAGGTCAGCCTCTCCGACATCCTGAACGCGTTCCAGGGGCAGGACGAGACCCTGGGGGAGGCCGCGGTCACCAAGCGGATTCCCCGCACGGTGCTCGCGGTCGTCGTCGGCGCGGCGCTCGCCATGGCCGGCACGGTCATGCAGGGCGTCACCCGCAACCCCCTCGCCGACCCCGGCATCCTCGGCGTCAACATGGGCGCGGCGCTCGCGATCGTCGTCGGCATCACGATGTTCGGTCTGTCGTCGGTGAACAGCTACGTCTGGGTCGCGATCGCCGGAGCCGGTCTCTCCGCGGTGTTCGTCTACACCGTCGGTTCGCTGGGCCGCGGCGGCGCCACGCCGCTCAAGCTCGCGCTCGCCGGGACCGCGACGACCGTCGCGTTCATCTCGCTCATCCGCGCCTTCATCCTGCCCCGCGGCGACGTGTCCGGCGTGTTCCTGTCCTGGGAGATCGGCGGCGTCGGCGGCGCCTCGTTCGCGAGCATCCGCCAAGTGGCGCCGTTCCTGATCGTCGGTTTTGTCATCGCGCTGGCCGTGGCCCGTCCGCTGAACTCGCTCGCGCTCGGCGACGAACTCGCGACCGGCCTCGGCGAACGCGTCGCGGTGACGCGGGCGCTCTCCGCGATCGGTGCCGTGCTGCTCTGCGCCGCGTCGGTGGCGGCGGCCGGACCGATCATCTTCGTCGGGCTGGTCGCGCCGCACGTCTGCCGTCTGGTCGTCGGCCTCGATCACCGGTGGCTGCTGCCGTTCTCCGGCGTCGTCGGCGCCGTGCTGCTCACCGTCGCCGACGTCCTCGGCCGGGTCGTGGCGCGTCCGGACGAGATCGACGTGGGCATCCTGACGGCGCTGGTCGGCGCTCCGTTCTTCATCTACATCGTCCGGAAGCAGAAGGTGCGCGAGCTGTGAGCACCGTTGTGGCTGTCGCGCGGAGCCGGGGCCGCCGTGCGCTCCGGCGCCGCGCCGCGCTGGCCGTGCTGGTCGCGCTGATCGTCGCCGGGTTCCTGGTGACGCTGACGTCCGGGCGGACCTACTACCCGCTCTCGGACGTCCTCGCCGTGATCCAGGGCGAGACCGTGCCGGGCGCGTCGTTCACGGTCGGCGAGCTCCGGTTACCGCGCGCGGTGCTGGCGGTGCTGACCGGGTTCTGCTTCGGACTCGGCGGTGCCACCTTCCAGACCATGCTGCGCAACGCGCTGGCCAGCCCGGACATCATCGGCATCACCTCCGGCGCCAGCGCCGCGGCGGTGTTCGCGATCGTGACGCTGGGCTTGAGCGAGACCGGGGTGTCGGCGGTCGCGATCGCGGCGGCGCTGGTCGTCGCCGTGGTCATCTATGTGCTCTCGTTCCGGGACGGCGTCGCGGGCACCCGGCTGATCCTGATCGGGATCGGCATCGCCGCGATGCTCAACAGCGCCACGTCCTACCTCCTGTCGCAGGCTGGTCAGTGGGACCTCCAGGAGGCGACCCGCTGGCTGGCAGGCAGCCTGAACAACTCCACCTGGGAGCAGGTCACCCCGGTGGCCGTCGCGCTGGTCGTGCTCGCGCCGGTGCTGCTGTTCCGGGCTCGCAGCCTCCAGATGATGGAGCTGGGTGACGACGCCGCGGCCGCCCTCGGCATCCGCCTGGAGCGCACCCGGTTCGTCGTTCTCGTCGCGGCCGTCGGCCTGATCGCGTTCGCGACCGCCGCGACCGGTCCGATCGCGTTCGTCGCGTTCCTCGCCGGTCCGATCGCGGCCCGGCTGTTCGGGGCGGGCGGGTCGCTCCTGCTGCCCGCCGGGCTGGTCGGTGCGCTGCTCGTCCTCGTCGCGGACTTCGTCGGCCAGTTCGCGTTCGGAACGCGGTACCCGGTCGGGGTCATCACCGGGGTGCTGGGCGCTCCCTACCTCATTTATCTGATCGTCCGGTCGAACCGGGTGGGAGGCTCCCTATGACCACGGATCAGCCGGTGACTCAGGATCGGCCGGTGACGCGTGACCATTCGCTCACCGTCGAGAACCTGGCGCTCGGGTACAAGGACCGGAACGTCATCGAGTCGCTCGACCTGATCGTGCCGCCAGGGAAGATCACCGCGATCGTCGGTGCGAACGCGTGCGGCAAGTCGACACTCCTCCGGTCGATGACCCGCCTGCTCGCGCCGCGCACCGGACACGTTCTGCTCGACGGCAAGGAAGTGCACCGGATCCCGCCCAAAGAGCTGGCGCGGACGCTCGGCCTGCTGCCGCAGTCACCGATCGCTCCGGAGGG
Coding sequences:
- a CDS encoding TetR/AcrR family transcriptional regulator, with the translated sequence MPGPRQPEPGSPVRSPRRARRHDPGRRDRLIDAALTVIAERGVAGTTHREIARAADVPLGSMTYHFASLDEILAEAFTRHAEAIAAVFDQRLTAAFDRAAAIDAVITLVTDDLLGPSANLVLTVELYVAAARNPALRAVTQAWMQRSRDALEQHFDPTTARELDALIEGLVLHSALSTDPMTPAQIRHAIERYLR
- a CDS encoding sugar O-acetyltransferase produces the protein MTINADSRSMRERMLAGDLYLADDPELAEASLRALDLMDAYNATSARQPDERRRLLTELLGAVGEDTEIRPPLRVDYGCHLRIGARTFANFGLVALDVAPIVIGDDVQIGPNVQLLTPTHPVEAQPRRAKWEAAQPITIGDNVWLGGGVVVLPGVTIGENTVVGAGAVVTRDLPANVVAVGNPARPIRYLDGAAGE
- a CDS encoding enoyl-CoA hydratase-related protein, which encodes MADDPMPTDDAATPGTSSGFETVALAVEDRIATITLDRPERLNAFTPRMAGELVAAFDATDADDDVRAVIVTGRGRAFCAGADLAAGAETFDYGRAPERAETIDGAPRDLGGVVALRIGASRKPVIAAVNGPAVGVGATMTLPMDIRLAAESARFGFVFARRGLVPEAASSWFLPRVVGISQAMEWVATGRVFPAAEALAGRLVSRVVPDAELLPAARAIATEIAENTSAVSVAASRHLLWSMLGASSPWEAHRRDSRLIAELGAGPEAVEGVTAFLEKRPPRFPGSARDAVPGLVPEWTARPADPAR
- a CDS encoding iron-siderophore ABC transporter substrate-binding protein, with protein sequence MRLHRLMAGALAVATAVVLTACGGSEESEDSSSTGGSGAFPVTIKHALGTTTIKSKPTRVATVNWENQEVPLALGVVPVGMAKANFGDDDKDGHLPWVKSKLDELGGDTEPVLFDETDGIDFEAVADTKPDVILAAYSGLTKQDYETLSKIAPTVAYPEAPWATAWRDTIKLESQALGLSDEGDKMIADIEKQIKTTVGKHPALAGKSAMFITHIDPADLSKITFYTANDTRVQFFTDLGLEHSAAVTKASEGSKEFSGSLSAEQIQQLNDVDIMVSYGDADNKLLGQLQADPLLGKIPAIKRGSVVFFAGSTPLATAANPTPLSISYVLNDYVEMLAAAAAKVK
- a CDS encoding FecCD family ABC transporter permease yields the protein MWVVIAVVALAAAVLASVAIGSRQVSLSDILNAFQGQDETLGEAAVTKRIPRTVLAVVVGAALAMAGTVMQGVTRNPLADPGILGVNMGAALAIVVGITMFGLSSVNSYVWVAIAGAGLSAVFVYTVGSLGRGGATPLKLALAGTATTVAFISLIRAFILPRGDVSGVFLSWEIGGVGGASFASIRQVAPFLIVGFVIALAVARPLNSLALGDELATGLGERVAVTRALSAIGAVLLCAASVAAAGPIIFVGLVAPHVCRLVVGLDHRWLLPFSGVVGAVLLTVADVLGRVVARPDEIDVGILTALVGAPFFIYIVRKQKVREL
- a CDS encoding FecCD family ABC transporter permease; its protein translation is MSTVVAVARSRGRRALRRRAALAVLVALIVAGFLVTLTSGRTYYPLSDVLAVIQGETVPGASFTVGELRLPRAVLAVLTGFCFGLGGATFQTMLRNALASPDIIGITSGASAAAVFAIVTLGLSETGVSAVAIAAALVVAVVIYVLSFRDGVAGTRLILIGIGIAAMLNSATSYLLSQAGQWDLQEATRWLAGSLNNSTWEQVTPVAVALVVLAPVLLFRARSLQMMELGDDAAAALGIRLERTRFVVLVAAVGLIAFATAATGPIAFVAFLAGPIAARLFGAGGSLLLPAGLVGALLVLVADFVGQFAFGTRYPVGVITGVLGAPYLIYLIVRSNRVGGSL